A stretch of Hoplias malabaricus isolate fHopMal1 chromosome 10, fHopMal1.hap1, whole genome shotgun sequence DNA encodes these proteins:
- the idi1 gene encoding isopentenyl-diphosphate Delta-isomerase 1 isoform X1: MGLMILFYVMSVWSHGACVVITCIALHQAPFSCFVEYTLEGHYPARSHRISVNMPEVNTNELDQKQVQLLSEMCILIDENDKKIGADTKKNCHLNSNIDKGLLHRAFSVFLFNSEQKLLLQQRSDAKITFPECFTNTCCSHPLFTHDELEEQDAMGVRRAAQRRLEAELGIPMNQVPPEEMTYLTRIHYKAQSDGVWGEHEIDYILFLQKDVDLQPDPNEVKSYCYASKEELEELLEKAKRKEVLITPWFSLIADTFLFKWWDNLHNLKQFMDHDCIHRM; the protein is encoded by the exons ATGGGgttgatgatattgttttatGTCATGAGTGTTTGGAGTCATGGAGCCTGTGTTGTAATCACTTGCATTGCTCTTCACCAAGCCCCTttttcctgctttgtggaatacaccctggagggccaCTATCCAGCAAG AAGCCACAGGATCTCAGTGAACATGCCAGAGGTTAACACAAATGAGCTAGACCAGAAGCAGGTGCAGTTGCTGTCTGAGATGTGTATTCTCATAGACGAGAATGATAAGAAGATTGGAGCTGACACTAAGAAGAACTGTCACCTCAACTCCAACATTGACAAAG GGCTACTGCATCGAGCTtttagtgtttttctgtttaatagTGAACAAAAGTTGCTATTACAACAGAGATCTGATGCCAAGATTACTTTTCCAG AATGTTTTACCAACACTTGCTGTAGTCACCCCCTGTTCACCCATGATGAACTGGAAGAACAGGATGCTATGGGGGTCAGACGCGCTGCTCAGAGGAGACTGGAGGCTGAACTCGGTATCCCCATGAACCAG GTGCCTCCGGAGGAGATGACCTATTTGACCCGCATCCATTACAAGGCCCAGTCAGATGGAGTGTGGGGTGAGCATGAGATTGACTACATCCTGTTTCTGCAGAAGGATGTGGATCTGCAGCCAGACCCCAATGAGGTAAAGTCCTACTGCTACGCTTCTAAAGAGGAGCTGGAAGAGCTGCTGGAGAAGGCCAAGAGGAAGGAGGTGCTTATCACACCATGGTTCAGCCTTATTGCAGACACCTTCCTCTTTAAGTGGTGGGACAACCTGCATAACCTCAAACAGTTTATGGATCATGACTGTATTCACCGCATGTGA
- the idi1 gene encoding isopentenyl-diphosphate Delta-isomerase 1 isoform X2, which yields MFTRVVLRTVAYEGRKQLKAITPRLRPLKLNSASLTRFRSHRISVNMPEVNTNELDQKQVQLLSEMCILIDENDKKIGADTKKNCHLNSNIDKGLLHRAFSVFLFNSEQKLLLQQRSDAKITFPECFTNTCCSHPLFTHDELEEQDAMGVRRAAQRRLEAELGIPMNQVPPEEMTYLTRIHYKAQSDGVWGEHEIDYILFLQKDVDLQPDPNEVKSYCYASKEELEELLEKAKRKEVLITPWFSLIADTFLFKWWDNLHNLKQFMDHDCIHRM from the exons ATGTTTACGAGGGTGGTGCTCCGTACGGTGGCCTACGAGGGACGTAAGCAATTAAAAGCCATCACTCCCCGTTTAAGGCCGCTTAAACTCAACTCTGCTTCTCTGACTAGATTCAG AAGCCACAGGATCTCAGTGAACATGCCAGAGGTTAACACAAATGAGCTAGACCAGAAGCAGGTGCAGTTGCTGTCTGAGATGTGTATTCTCATAGACGAGAATGATAAGAAGATTGGAGCTGACACTAAGAAGAACTGTCACCTCAACTCCAACATTGACAAAG GGCTACTGCATCGAGCTtttagtgtttttctgtttaatagTGAACAAAAGTTGCTATTACAACAGAGATCTGATGCCAAGATTACTTTTCCAG AATGTTTTACCAACACTTGCTGTAGTCACCCCCTGTTCACCCATGATGAACTGGAAGAACAGGATGCTATGGGGGTCAGACGCGCTGCTCAGAGGAGACTGGAGGCTGAACTCGGTATCCCCATGAACCAG GTGCCTCCGGAGGAGATGACCTATTTGACCCGCATCCATTACAAGGCCCAGTCAGATGGAGTGTGGGGTGAGCATGAGATTGACTACATCCTGTTTCTGCAGAAGGATGTGGATCTGCAGCCAGACCCCAATGAGGTAAAGTCCTACTGCTACGCTTCTAAAGAGGAGCTGGAAGAGCTGCTGGAGAAGGCCAAGAGGAAGGAGGTGCTTATCACACCATGGTTCAGCCTTATTGCAGACACCTTCCTCTTTAAGTGGTGGGACAACCTGCATAACCTCAAACAGTTTATGGATCATGACTGTATTCACCGCATGTGA